In the genome of Eriocheir sinensis breed Jianghai 21 chromosome 44, ASM2467909v1, whole genome shotgun sequence, one region contains:
- the LOC126980396 gene encoding transmembrane channel-like protein 5 isoform X1 → MASSAHSVNFEGIPLNSLNGVQGSSSEEDFAHSVNLRRAQTDVHLRERRRQDSDKYHSYGGRERRVQYTLPSRCGGELLSSHVFHHGRECRPSAWYNTVMARRRRGEGPNTEEEAVDEIAEAMEGDERLMSDNVDGEIMRREALRDLIKPLWIKKEIRRRLTARRTSRGHMQPISSFQSYKYTVSMQWYKVKQSIQDTFHDYSLWHKELKKIEGTFGTGVGSYFRFLRYLFLLNLAIAILVCGFLLTPQLLARTHSPQESSPGLGATTSPLTTTPNVPTPAALRVSDWPPSTNLYAATWEPVLRDSSASSCNQSQLISKDFGGLDWLTGAGWFDTTELYYGTYSCSSISVNGHSYYSMPKAYFLVIFVLFIVYLVVILRRVIVLYKNNDIDIEHDMSASFVRKVFSSWDFSITEKKAANIKHKSIFNELKEILQEYLSEEQEEEWRGRLLGWLVKVVFWTLVLGLLALLGWATYAMLDLDFLRDNDSSLGLLLYPLIVTCVILIIPLVFTQVVNLEGYKTPRTRLYVTIVRTILLELTVLGVLVGTWYVQATAVFETEEDQPVSTETSSSESDSEEEKEVKQERDECWETLLGQEFYRLLIMDFLIGLVMHLGTFILSLISERTAMEFNIGRYAVHLIYNQTLLWSGLFFCPLTPVIVVIKILIMFYIQKFILLRCMNPDNNPWRAAQAETVYLVLTLVSLILSFFGYLFVLLKGKTSLGCGPFQGYKNYVDYFWEVIDSDEETILMIVSWLFRPGVVAGILIVLIILVYCAKSMAEGRAEMIKILRHQLELELRDRAFLLQLTEKVRRGDYRPGRQDSHNAASPRPQTPKEPHGLTQRASSFVFSDNKVHPADSGPTIHHFNDYEESQSIGPYSP, encoded by the exons ATGGCGTCCAGCGCACACTCCGTCAACTTTGAAGGAATTCCCCTGAACTCTC TTAATGGAGTACAAGGAAGTTCCAGTGAGGAGGACTTTGCACACTCCGTCAACCTCCGCCGCGCCCAGACAGACGTGCACCTGAGGGAGAGGAGACGGCAGGACTCGGACAAATACCACTCCTATGGTGGCCGGGAACGCAGAGTGCAGTACACCCTGCCCTCGCGCTGTGGAG GTGAGCTTCTGAGCAGCCATGTGTTCCACCACGGGAGGGAATGTCGGCCGTCCGCCTGGTACAACACTGTCATGGCGCGGCGCAGGCGTGGGGAGGGGCCCAACAccgaggaggaggcagtggatgAGATTGCTGAGGCCATGGAGGGTGACGAGAGGCTCATGTCTGATAATGTGGACGGGGAAATCATGAGAAG AGAGGCACTGAGGGACCTGATCAAGCCCCTCTGGATAAAGAAAGAGATCAGGAGACGACTGACAGCACGGCGGACGTCCCGAGGCCACATGCAGCCCATCTCCAGCTTCCAGAGTTACAAGTACACCGTCAGCATGCAGTGGTACAAG GTGAAGCAGTCAATCCAAGACACCTTCCATGACTACAGTCTGTGGCACAAGGAGCTCAAGAAGATTGAGGGCACCTTTGGCACAGGCGTGGGCTCGTACTTCAGGTTCCTTCGctacctcttccttcttaacCTGGCCATCGCCATCCTTGT CTGTGGGTTTCTGTTAACTCCCCAACTGTTGGCTCGGACACACTCGCCACAGGAGTCCTCACCAGGCTTGGGGGCGACCACAAGCCCACTTACAACAACACCAAACG TGCCAACACCAGCTGCCTTGAGGGTAAGTGACTGGCCGCCCTCCACCAACCTCTACGCAGCCACGTGGGAACCTGTTCTGCGAGACAGCTCGGCCAGCAGCTGCAACCAGAGTCAGCTGATCAGCAAGGACTTTGGGGGCCTCGACTGGCTGACAGGAGCC GGCTGGTTTGACACCACGGAGCTGTACTATGGCACGTACTCCTGCAGCAGCATCTCGGTGAATGGGCACAGCTACTACAGCATGCCCAAGGCCTACTTCCTGGTCATCTTTGTGCTCTTCATAGTCTACCTCGTGGTCATCCTTCGCAG GGTCATTGTGCTGTACAAGAACAACGACATAGACATAGAGCACGACATGTCTGCCAGCTTTGTGCGGAAGGTGTTCTCCTCCTGGGACTTCAGCATCACCGAGAAGAAGGCGGCGAACATCAAGCACAAGAGTATCTTCAATGAACTCAAG GAGATCCTTCAAGAGTACCTgagtgaggagcaggaggaggagtggcgaGGGAGGCTGCTGGGGTGGCTGGTgaaggtggtcttctggacgctGGTGCTGGGTTTGCTGGCTCTCCTGGGATGGGCCACCTACGCCATGCTGGACCTGGACTTTCTACGTGATAAT GATTCCTCCCTGGGTCTGCTGCTGTACCCGCTGATTGTGACGTGTGTCATCCTGATCATTCCGTTGGTGTTCACACAAGTGGTGAACCTTGAGGGGTACAAGACACCTCGCACCAGACTCTACGTCACCATTGTCAG AACCATCTTGCTGGAGTTGACAGTGCTTGGGGTGCTTGTTGGAACATGGTATGTGCAGGCCACAGCAGTCTTTGAAACTGAGGAAGACCAGCCTGTCTCCACTGAAACATCATCTTCAGAATCggacagtgaggaagagaaggaggttaaG CAGGAGCGTGATGAGTGTTGGGAGACGTTGCTGGGGCAGGAGTTTTACCGTCTCCTGATCATGGACTTCCTCATCGGCCTGGTGATGCACCTCGggaccttcatcctctccctcatcaGCGAGAGGACCGCCAT GGAGTTCAACATTGGCCGCTACGCCGTCCACCTCATCTACAACCAGACGCTGCTGTGGAGCGGCCTCTTCTTCTGCCCGCTGACCCCCGTCATTGTCGTCATCAAGATCCTCATCATGTTCTACATACAGAAG TTCATTCTGCTGCGCTGCATGAACCCAGACAACAACCCGTGGCGTGCCGCGCAGGCAGAGACGGTGTACCTGGTCCTCACGCTggtctccctcatcctctccttctttggCTACCTCTTCGTCCTGCTCAA GGGCAAGACGTCCTTGGGCTGTGGTCCATTCCAAGGCTACAAGAACTACGTGGACTACTTCTGGGAGGTGATAGACAGCGACGAGGAGACGATTCTGATGATCGTGTCGTGGCTCTTCCGGCCGGGCGTTGTGGCCGGCATCCTCATTGTGCTGAT CATCCTGGTGTACTGCGCCAAGTCCATGGCCGAGGGCCGGGCTGAGATGATCAAGATCCTGCGCCACCAGCTGGAGCTTGAGCTGCGTGACCGAGCTTTCCTCCTGCAGCTGACTGAGAAAGTGCGGCGAG GTGACTACAGGCCGGGCAGACAAGACTCTCACAACGCCGCCTCACCCCGGCCACAGACGCCAAAGGAGCCTCACGGCCTCACCCAGAGAGCCTCCTCCTTTGTGTTCTCTGACAACAAAG TTCATCCAGCAGACAGTGGCCCAACTATACACCACTTCAATGATTATGAAG AGAGCCAAAGCATTGGGCCATACTCACCTTGA
- the LOC126980396 gene encoding transmembrane channel-like protein 5 isoform X4, whose translation MAIPAAESFEMLYYNPPRERRVHFTAQENIGELLSSHVFHHGRECRPSAWYNTVMARRRRGEGPNTEEEAVDEIAEAMEGDERLMSDNVDGEIMRREALRDLIKPLWIKKEIRRRLTARRTSRGHMQPISSFQSYKYTVSMQWYKVKQSIQDTFHDYSLWHKELKKIEGTFGTGVGSYFRFLRYLFLLNLAIAILVCGFLLTPQLLARTHSPQESSPGLGATTSPLTTTPNVPTPAALRVSDWPPSTNLYAATWEPVLRDSSASSCNQSQLISKDFGGLDWLTGAGWFDTTELYYGTYSCSSISVNGHSYYSMPKAYFLVIFVLFIVYLVVILRRVIVLYKNNDIDIEHDMSASFVRKVFSSWDFSITEKKAANIKHKSIFNELKEILQEYLSEEQEEEWRGRLLGWLVKVVFWTLVLGLLALLGWATYAMLDLDFLRDNDSSLGLLLYPLIVTCVILIIPLVFTQVVNLEGYKTPRTRLYVTIVRTILLELTVLGVLVGTWYVQATAVFETEEDQPVSTETSSSESDSEEEKEVKQERDECWETLLGQEFYRLLIMDFLIGLVMHLGTFILSLISERTAMEFNIGRYAVHLIYNQTLLWSGLFFCPLTPVIVVIKILIMFYIQKFILLRCMNPDNNPWRAAQAETVYLVLTLVSLILSFFGYLFVLLKGKTSLGCGPFQGYKNYVDYFWEVIDSDEETILMIVSWLFRPGVVAGILIVLIILVYCAKSMAEGRAEMIKILRHQLELELRDRAFLLQLTEKVRRGDYRPGRQDSHNAASPRPQTPKEPHGLTQRASSFVFSDNKVHPADSGPTIHHFNDYEESQSIGPYSP comes from the exons ATGGCAATACCAGCAGCTGAGAGCTTTGAAATGCTCTATTATAACCCTCCAAGGGAGAGAAGAGTCCATTTCACAGCACAAGAAAATATTG GTGAGCTTCTGAGCAGCCATGTGTTCCACCACGGGAGGGAATGTCGGCCGTCCGCCTGGTACAACACTGTCATGGCGCGGCGCAGGCGTGGGGAGGGGCCCAACAccgaggaggaggcagtggatgAGATTGCTGAGGCCATGGAGGGTGACGAGAGGCTCATGTCTGATAATGTGGACGGGGAAATCATGAGAAG AGAGGCACTGAGGGACCTGATCAAGCCCCTCTGGATAAAGAAAGAGATCAGGAGACGACTGACAGCACGGCGGACGTCCCGAGGCCACATGCAGCCCATCTCCAGCTTCCAGAGTTACAAGTACACCGTCAGCATGCAGTGGTACAAG GTGAAGCAGTCAATCCAAGACACCTTCCATGACTACAGTCTGTGGCACAAGGAGCTCAAGAAGATTGAGGGCACCTTTGGCACAGGCGTGGGCTCGTACTTCAGGTTCCTTCGctacctcttccttcttaacCTGGCCATCGCCATCCTTGT CTGTGGGTTTCTGTTAACTCCCCAACTGTTGGCTCGGACACACTCGCCACAGGAGTCCTCACCAGGCTTGGGGGCGACCACAAGCCCACTTACAACAACACCAAACG TGCCAACACCAGCTGCCTTGAGGGTAAGTGACTGGCCGCCCTCCACCAACCTCTACGCAGCCACGTGGGAACCTGTTCTGCGAGACAGCTCGGCCAGCAGCTGCAACCAGAGTCAGCTGATCAGCAAGGACTTTGGGGGCCTCGACTGGCTGACAGGAGCC GGCTGGTTTGACACCACGGAGCTGTACTATGGCACGTACTCCTGCAGCAGCATCTCGGTGAATGGGCACAGCTACTACAGCATGCCCAAGGCCTACTTCCTGGTCATCTTTGTGCTCTTCATAGTCTACCTCGTGGTCATCCTTCGCAG GGTCATTGTGCTGTACAAGAACAACGACATAGACATAGAGCACGACATGTCTGCCAGCTTTGTGCGGAAGGTGTTCTCCTCCTGGGACTTCAGCATCACCGAGAAGAAGGCGGCGAACATCAAGCACAAGAGTATCTTCAATGAACTCAAG GAGATCCTTCAAGAGTACCTgagtgaggagcaggaggaggagtggcgaGGGAGGCTGCTGGGGTGGCTGGTgaaggtggtcttctggacgctGGTGCTGGGTTTGCTGGCTCTCCTGGGATGGGCCACCTACGCCATGCTGGACCTGGACTTTCTACGTGATAAT GATTCCTCCCTGGGTCTGCTGCTGTACCCGCTGATTGTGACGTGTGTCATCCTGATCATTCCGTTGGTGTTCACACAAGTGGTGAACCTTGAGGGGTACAAGACACCTCGCACCAGACTCTACGTCACCATTGTCAG AACCATCTTGCTGGAGTTGACAGTGCTTGGGGTGCTTGTTGGAACATGGTATGTGCAGGCCACAGCAGTCTTTGAAACTGAGGAAGACCAGCCTGTCTCCACTGAAACATCATCTTCAGAATCggacagtgaggaagagaaggaggttaaG CAGGAGCGTGATGAGTGTTGGGAGACGTTGCTGGGGCAGGAGTTTTACCGTCTCCTGATCATGGACTTCCTCATCGGCCTGGTGATGCACCTCGggaccttcatcctctccctcatcaGCGAGAGGACCGCCAT GGAGTTCAACATTGGCCGCTACGCCGTCCACCTCATCTACAACCAGACGCTGCTGTGGAGCGGCCTCTTCTTCTGCCCGCTGACCCCCGTCATTGTCGTCATCAAGATCCTCATCATGTTCTACATACAGAAG TTCATTCTGCTGCGCTGCATGAACCCAGACAACAACCCGTGGCGTGCCGCGCAGGCAGAGACGGTGTACCTGGTCCTCACGCTggtctccctcatcctctccttctttggCTACCTCTTCGTCCTGCTCAA GGGCAAGACGTCCTTGGGCTGTGGTCCATTCCAAGGCTACAAGAACTACGTGGACTACTTCTGGGAGGTGATAGACAGCGACGAGGAGACGATTCTGATGATCGTGTCGTGGCTCTTCCGGCCGGGCGTTGTGGCCGGCATCCTCATTGTGCTGAT CATCCTGGTGTACTGCGCCAAGTCCATGGCCGAGGGCCGGGCTGAGATGATCAAGATCCTGCGCCACCAGCTGGAGCTTGAGCTGCGTGACCGAGCTTTCCTCCTGCAGCTGACTGAGAAAGTGCGGCGAG GTGACTACAGGCCGGGCAGACAAGACTCTCACAACGCCGCCTCACCCCGGCCACAGACGCCAAAGGAGCCTCACGGCCTCACCCAGAGAGCCTCCTCCTTTGTGTTCTCTGACAACAAAG TTCATCCAGCAGACAGTGGCCCAACTATACACCACTTCAATGATTATGAAG AGAGCCAAAGCATTGGGCCATACTCACCTTGA
- the LOC126980396 gene encoding transmembrane channel-like protein 5 isoform X3, which translates to MASSAHSVNFEGIPLNSLNGVQGSSSEEDFAHSVNLRRAQTDVHLRERRRQDSDKYHSYGGRERRVQYTLPSRCGGELLSSHVFHHGRECRPSAWYNTVMARRRRGEGPNTEEEAVDEIAEAMEGDERLMSDNVDGEIMRREALRDLIKPLWIKKEIRRRLTARRTSRGHMQPISSFQSYKYTVSMQWYKVKQSIQDTFHDYSLWHKELKKIEGTFGTGVGSYFRFLRYLFLLNLAIAILVCGFLLTPQLLARTHSPQESSPGLGATTSPLTTTPNVPTPAALRVSDWPPSTNLYAATWEPVLRDSSASSCNQSQLISKDFGGLDWLTGAGWFDTTELYYGTYSCSSISVNGHSYYSMPKAYFLVIFVLFIVYLVVILRRVIVLYKNNDIDIEHDMSASFVRKVFSSWDFSITEKKAANIKHKSIFNELKEILQEYLSEEQEEEWRGRLLGWLVKVVFWTLVLGLLALLGWATYAMLDLDFLRDNDSSLGLLLYPLIVTCVILIIPLVFTQVVNLEGYKTPRTRLYVTIVRTILLELTVLGVLVGTWYVQATAVFETEEDQPVSTETSSSESDSEEEKEVKQERDECWETLLGQEFYRLLIMDFLIGLVMHLGTFILSLISERTAMEFNIGRYAVHLIYNQTLLWSGLFFCPLTPVIVVIKILIMFYIQKFILLRCMNPDNNPWRAAQAETVYLVLTLVSLILSFFGYLFVLLKGKTSLGCGPFQGYKNYVDYFWEVIDSDEETILMIVSWLFRPGVVAGILIVLIILVYCAKSMAEGRAEMIKILRHQLELELRDRAFLLQLTEKVRRGDYRPGRQDSHNAASPRPQTPKEPHGLTQRASSFVFSDNKVHPADSGPTIHHFNDYEGESVESLI; encoded by the exons ATGGCGTCCAGCGCACACTCCGTCAACTTTGAAGGAATTCCCCTGAACTCTC TTAATGGAGTACAAGGAAGTTCCAGTGAGGAGGACTTTGCACACTCCGTCAACCTCCGCCGCGCCCAGACAGACGTGCACCTGAGGGAGAGGAGACGGCAGGACTCGGACAAATACCACTCCTATGGTGGCCGGGAACGCAGAGTGCAGTACACCCTGCCCTCGCGCTGTGGAG GTGAGCTTCTGAGCAGCCATGTGTTCCACCACGGGAGGGAATGTCGGCCGTCCGCCTGGTACAACACTGTCATGGCGCGGCGCAGGCGTGGGGAGGGGCCCAACAccgaggaggaggcagtggatgAGATTGCTGAGGCCATGGAGGGTGACGAGAGGCTCATGTCTGATAATGTGGACGGGGAAATCATGAGAAG AGAGGCACTGAGGGACCTGATCAAGCCCCTCTGGATAAAGAAAGAGATCAGGAGACGACTGACAGCACGGCGGACGTCCCGAGGCCACATGCAGCCCATCTCCAGCTTCCAGAGTTACAAGTACACCGTCAGCATGCAGTGGTACAAG GTGAAGCAGTCAATCCAAGACACCTTCCATGACTACAGTCTGTGGCACAAGGAGCTCAAGAAGATTGAGGGCACCTTTGGCACAGGCGTGGGCTCGTACTTCAGGTTCCTTCGctacctcttccttcttaacCTGGCCATCGCCATCCTTGT CTGTGGGTTTCTGTTAACTCCCCAACTGTTGGCTCGGACACACTCGCCACAGGAGTCCTCACCAGGCTTGGGGGCGACCACAAGCCCACTTACAACAACACCAAACG TGCCAACACCAGCTGCCTTGAGGGTAAGTGACTGGCCGCCCTCCACCAACCTCTACGCAGCCACGTGGGAACCTGTTCTGCGAGACAGCTCGGCCAGCAGCTGCAACCAGAGTCAGCTGATCAGCAAGGACTTTGGGGGCCTCGACTGGCTGACAGGAGCC GGCTGGTTTGACACCACGGAGCTGTACTATGGCACGTACTCCTGCAGCAGCATCTCGGTGAATGGGCACAGCTACTACAGCATGCCCAAGGCCTACTTCCTGGTCATCTTTGTGCTCTTCATAGTCTACCTCGTGGTCATCCTTCGCAG GGTCATTGTGCTGTACAAGAACAACGACATAGACATAGAGCACGACATGTCTGCCAGCTTTGTGCGGAAGGTGTTCTCCTCCTGGGACTTCAGCATCACCGAGAAGAAGGCGGCGAACATCAAGCACAAGAGTATCTTCAATGAACTCAAG GAGATCCTTCAAGAGTACCTgagtgaggagcaggaggaggagtggcgaGGGAGGCTGCTGGGGTGGCTGGTgaaggtggtcttctggacgctGGTGCTGGGTTTGCTGGCTCTCCTGGGATGGGCCACCTACGCCATGCTGGACCTGGACTTTCTACGTGATAAT GATTCCTCCCTGGGTCTGCTGCTGTACCCGCTGATTGTGACGTGTGTCATCCTGATCATTCCGTTGGTGTTCACACAAGTGGTGAACCTTGAGGGGTACAAGACACCTCGCACCAGACTCTACGTCACCATTGTCAG AACCATCTTGCTGGAGTTGACAGTGCTTGGGGTGCTTGTTGGAACATGGTATGTGCAGGCCACAGCAGTCTTTGAAACTGAGGAAGACCAGCCTGTCTCCACTGAAACATCATCTTCAGAATCggacagtgaggaagagaaggaggttaaG CAGGAGCGTGATGAGTGTTGGGAGACGTTGCTGGGGCAGGAGTTTTACCGTCTCCTGATCATGGACTTCCTCATCGGCCTGGTGATGCACCTCGggaccttcatcctctccctcatcaGCGAGAGGACCGCCAT GGAGTTCAACATTGGCCGCTACGCCGTCCACCTCATCTACAACCAGACGCTGCTGTGGAGCGGCCTCTTCTTCTGCCCGCTGACCCCCGTCATTGTCGTCATCAAGATCCTCATCATGTTCTACATACAGAAG TTCATTCTGCTGCGCTGCATGAACCCAGACAACAACCCGTGGCGTGCCGCGCAGGCAGAGACGGTGTACCTGGTCCTCACGCTggtctccctcatcctctccttctttggCTACCTCTTCGTCCTGCTCAA GGGCAAGACGTCCTTGGGCTGTGGTCCATTCCAAGGCTACAAGAACTACGTGGACTACTTCTGGGAGGTGATAGACAGCGACGAGGAGACGATTCTGATGATCGTGTCGTGGCTCTTCCGGCCGGGCGTTGTGGCCGGCATCCTCATTGTGCTGAT CATCCTGGTGTACTGCGCCAAGTCCATGGCCGAGGGCCGGGCTGAGATGATCAAGATCCTGCGCCACCAGCTGGAGCTTGAGCTGCGTGACCGAGCTTTCCTCCTGCAGCTGACTGAGAAAGTGCGGCGAG GTGACTACAGGCCGGGCAGACAAGACTCTCACAACGCCGCCTCACCCCGGCCACAGACGCCAAAGGAGCCTCACGGCCTCACCCAGAGAGCCTCCTCCTTTGTGTTCTCTGACAACAAAG TTCATCCAGCAGACAGTGGCCCAACTATACACCACTTCAATGATTATGAAG GGGAGTCTGTTGAGTCGTTAATCTAG
- the LOC126980396 gene encoding transmembrane channel-like protein 5 isoform X2, producing MASSAHSVNFEGIPLNSLNGVQGSSSEEDFAHSVNLRRAQTDVHLRERRRQDSDKYHSYGGRERRVQYTLPSRCGGELLSSHVFHHGRECRPSAWYNTVMARRRRGEGPNTEEEAVDEIAEAMEGDERLMSDNVDGEIMRREALRDLIKPLWIKKEIRRRLTARRTSRGHMQPISSFQSYKYTVSMQWYKVKQSIQDTFHDYSLWHKELKKIEGTFGTGVGSYFRFLRYLFLLNLAIAILVCGFLLTPQLLARTHSPQESSPGLGATTSPLTTTPNVPTPAALRVSDWPPSTNLYAATWEPVLRDSSASSCNQSQLISKDFGGLDWLTGAGWFDTTELYYGTYSCSSISVNGHSYYSMPKAYFLVIFVLFIVYLVVILRRVIVLYKNNDIDIEHDMSASFVRKVFSSWDFSITEKKAANIKHKSIFNELKEILQEYLSEEQEEEWRGRLLGWLVKVVFWTLVLGLLALLGWATYAMLDLDFLRDNDSSLGLLLYPLIVTCVILIIPLVFTQVVNLEGYKTPRTRLYVTIVRTILLELTVLGVLVGTWYVQATAVFETEEDQPVSTETSSSESDSEEEKEVKERDECWETLLGQEFYRLLIMDFLIGLVMHLGTFILSLISERTAMEFNIGRYAVHLIYNQTLLWSGLFFCPLTPVIVVIKILIMFYIQKFILLRCMNPDNNPWRAAQAETVYLVLTLVSLILSFFGYLFVLLKGKTSLGCGPFQGYKNYVDYFWEVIDSDEETILMIVSWLFRPGVVAGILIVLIILVYCAKSMAEGRAEMIKILRHQLELELRDRAFLLQLTEKVRRGDYRPGRQDSHNAASPRPQTPKEPHGLTQRASSFVFSDNKVHPADSGPTIHHFNDYEESQSIGPYSP from the exons ATGGCGTCCAGCGCACACTCCGTCAACTTTGAAGGAATTCCCCTGAACTCTC TTAATGGAGTACAAGGAAGTTCCAGTGAGGAGGACTTTGCACACTCCGTCAACCTCCGCCGCGCCCAGACAGACGTGCACCTGAGGGAGAGGAGACGGCAGGACTCGGACAAATACCACTCCTATGGTGGCCGGGAACGCAGAGTGCAGTACACCCTGCCCTCGCGCTGTGGAG GTGAGCTTCTGAGCAGCCATGTGTTCCACCACGGGAGGGAATGTCGGCCGTCCGCCTGGTACAACACTGTCATGGCGCGGCGCAGGCGTGGGGAGGGGCCCAACAccgaggaggaggcagtggatgAGATTGCTGAGGCCATGGAGGGTGACGAGAGGCTCATGTCTGATAATGTGGACGGGGAAATCATGAGAAG AGAGGCACTGAGGGACCTGATCAAGCCCCTCTGGATAAAGAAAGAGATCAGGAGACGACTGACAGCACGGCGGACGTCCCGAGGCCACATGCAGCCCATCTCCAGCTTCCAGAGTTACAAGTACACCGTCAGCATGCAGTGGTACAAG GTGAAGCAGTCAATCCAAGACACCTTCCATGACTACAGTCTGTGGCACAAGGAGCTCAAGAAGATTGAGGGCACCTTTGGCACAGGCGTGGGCTCGTACTTCAGGTTCCTTCGctacctcttccttcttaacCTGGCCATCGCCATCCTTGT CTGTGGGTTTCTGTTAACTCCCCAACTGTTGGCTCGGACACACTCGCCACAGGAGTCCTCACCAGGCTTGGGGGCGACCACAAGCCCACTTACAACAACACCAAACG TGCCAACACCAGCTGCCTTGAGGGTAAGTGACTGGCCGCCCTCCACCAACCTCTACGCAGCCACGTGGGAACCTGTTCTGCGAGACAGCTCGGCCAGCAGCTGCAACCAGAGTCAGCTGATCAGCAAGGACTTTGGGGGCCTCGACTGGCTGACAGGAGCC GGCTGGTTTGACACCACGGAGCTGTACTATGGCACGTACTCCTGCAGCAGCATCTCGGTGAATGGGCACAGCTACTACAGCATGCCCAAGGCCTACTTCCTGGTCATCTTTGTGCTCTTCATAGTCTACCTCGTGGTCATCCTTCGCAG GGTCATTGTGCTGTACAAGAACAACGACATAGACATAGAGCACGACATGTCTGCCAGCTTTGTGCGGAAGGTGTTCTCCTCCTGGGACTTCAGCATCACCGAGAAGAAGGCGGCGAACATCAAGCACAAGAGTATCTTCAATGAACTCAAG GAGATCCTTCAAGAGTACCTgagtgaggagcaggaggaggagtggcgaGGGAGGCTGCTGGGGTGGCTGGTgaaggtggtcttctggacgctGGTGCTGGGTTTGCTGGCTCTCCTGGGATGGGCCACCTACGCCATGCTGGACCTGGACTTTCTACGTGATAAT GATTCCTCCCTGGGTCTGCTGCTGTACCCGCTGATTGTGACGTGTGTCATCCTGATCATTCCGTTGGTGTTCACACAAGTGGTGAACCTTGAGGGGTACAAGACACCTCGCACCAGACTCTACGTCACCATTGTCAG AACCATCTTGCTGGAGTTGACAGTGCTTGGGGTGCTTGTTGGAACATGGTATGTGCAGGCCACAGCAGTCTTTGAAACTGAGGAAGACCAGCCTGTCTCCACTGAAACATCATCTTCAGAATCggacagtgaggaagagaaggaggttaaG GAGCGTGATGAGTGTTGGGAGACGTTGCTGGGGCAGGAGTTTTACCGTCTCCTGATCATGGACTTCCTCATCGGCCTGGTGATGCACCTCGggaccttcatcctctccctcatcaGCGAGAGGACCGCCAT GGAGTTCAACATTGGCCGCTACGCCGTCCACCTCATCTACAACCAGACGCTGCTGTGGAGCGGCCTCTTCTTCTGCCCGCTGACCCCCGTCATTGTCGTCATCAAGATCCTCATCATGTTCTACATACAGAAG TTCATTCTGCTGCGCTGCATGAACCCAGACAACAACCCGTGGCGTGCCGCGCAGGCAGAGACGGTGTACCTGGTCCTCACGCTggtctccctcatcctctccttctttggCTACCTCTTCGTCCTGCTCAA GGGCAAGACGTCCTTGGGCTGTGGTCCATTCCAAGGCTACAAGAACTACGTGGACTACTTCTGGGAGGTGATAGACAGCGACGAGGAGACGATTCTGATGATCGTGTCGTGGCTCTTCCGGCCGGGCGTTGTGGCCGGCATCCTCATTGTGCTGAT CATCCTGGTGTACTGCGCCAAGTCCATGGCCGAGGGCCGGGCTGAGATGATCAAGATCCTGCGCCACCAGCTGGAGCTTGAGCTGCGTGACCGAGCTTTCCTCCTGCAGCTGACTGAGAAAGTGCGGCGAG GTGACTACAGGCCGGGCAGACAAGACTCTCACAACGCCGCCTCACCCCGGCCACAGACGCCAAAGGAGCCTCACGGCCTCACCCAGAGAGCCTCCTCCTTTGTGTTCTCTGACAACAAAG TTCATCCAGCAGACAGTGGCCCAACTATACACCACTTCAATGATTATGAAG AGAGCCAAAGCATTGGGCCATACTCACCTTGA